Genomic segment of Desulfomonile tiedjei:
GCCCGGCGTTCTGGACCCGGGGCTGGCCCGCATGGTCATGAAAAACCTGGAAGACCATGACGTCACCGTACATTTGCAGGAAACCGTCCGGGAAATCCGCCCCGGCCAGGGGGAACACGCCCTCCAGGTGGTGACTTCGAGTCGCACCCTGGACGCGGACCTGGTGCTCACCTGTCTGGGAGTGATGCCTAATTCCCAACTCGCGGCGGCAGCAAACCTGGCCGTCTCTCCCCAAGCCCAAGGGGGGATCGTGGTCAACCCCAGGCTCCAGACCTCGGACCCGGACATCTATGCAGGCGGGGACTGCATTGAGAATACCCACCTGCTCACCGGCAAGCCGGTCTATTTTCCTTCCGGGTCCCTGGCCAACCGCCAGGGCCGGGTCATCGGCACCAACCTGGCGGGGGGCGCCGCCGCGTTTCCGGGCATTGTGGGCAGCTTCACCATGAAAATTTTCAATATGGCCGTGGCCGCCACCGGCCTCAGCCTGGCCGCAGCGCAAAGGGAAGGACTGGACGCGGTCTCCGCCCTGGTCATCCAGGCGGACCGGGCCCACTTCTACCCCGGCCAGGACCTGATGTACTTGCAACTGGTGGTGGAGCGCAAATCGCGGCGCGTCCTGGGGGCCCAGGGGCTGGGGAGCAACGGCGACGCCCTGGTGGGCCGGGTCAACAGCATTGCCGCGCTCCTCTCCCGGGGAGCCGCGCTCGACGACCTCTCCAACCTGGAATTGGCCTACTCCCCGCCCTTTGCCGCAGCCCTGGATATCGTCAACGCAACTGCCAACACCGCGGCCAATATCCTGGACGGCTACAACCGTACGGTGGATGTAGCTGAATTCGAAAAGTGTTTCCTGACGGAGCAGGCCGGGGACGTCCTCTGCCTGGACGTGCGAGGGGCCCAGAACGCCGCGCCCTACGTGGACCTGTTCGGGCCGCGCTGGCTCAATATCCCCCAGGAAACCCTGAAAGACCGCGTCGCCGAAATCCCGGCGGATAAACGCCTCATCGTCGTCTGCAACTCCGGAGTCCGCTCCTACGAAGCCCTGCGCCAACTGGAAACCGCGGGCCTGTGCAACGCCGTGAATCTGCAGGGCGGGGTGGCCGCGCTAAAAAAATCGGGGCTGTTGGCGGGGGGAGAGGAGGAGAGGGATTAGGGATTAGGGGTCAGGGGTCAGGGGGCAGGGATCAGGGGTCAGGGGGCAGGGATCAGGGGTTAGGG
This window contains:
- a CDS encoding FAD-dependent oxidoreductase gives rise to the protein MDKQRVVIIGAVALGPKVACRLKRLRPEFEVTMVDQDEYISYGGCGIPYYISGDLSDIKELMSTSFHMLRTPEFFEGAKDVKVMTRTRALAVDREAKSVRVRRLDTGQEEDLPYDRLVLATGSRARRLEVPGGDLPQVMRVANLRDALTVREKISQGQVGKAVIIGAGALGLEMAEALGDLWGVETALVEIAPQVLPGVLDPGLARMVMKNLEDHDVTVHLQETVREIRPGQGEHALQVVTSSRTLDADLVLTCLGVMPNSQLAAAANLAVSPQAQGGIVVNPRLQTSDPDIYAGGDCIENTHLLTGKPVYFPSGSLANRQGRVIGTNLAGGAAAFPGIVGSFTMKIFNMAVAATGLSLAAAQREGLDAVSALVIQADRAHFYPGQDLMYLQLVVERKSRRVLGAQGLGSNGDALVGRVNSIAALLSRGAALDDLSNLELAYSPPFAAALDIVNATANTAANILDGYNRTVDVAEFEKCFLTEQAGDVLCLDVRGAQNAAPYVDLFGPRWLNIPQETLKDRVAEIPADKRLIVVCNSGVRSYEALRQLETAGLCNAVNLQGGVAALKKSGLLAGGEEERD